The Comamonas sp. GB3 AK4-5 genome includes a region encoding these proteins:
- a CDS encoding MFS transporter produces the protein MAINAANGAGTKGAATPRPMTPEERKVIFASSLGTVFEWYDFYLYGSLAAIIAKQFFSGLDSGSAFIFALLAFAAGFIVRPFGALVFGRLGDMIGRKYTFLVTILIMGISTFIVGILPNYAAIGVAAPVILIILRMLQGLALGGEYGGAATYVAEHAPHGKRGAYTAWIQTTATIGLFLSLLVILGVRLTVGEEAFVDWGWRIPFLVSLALLGVSVWIRMQLSESPAFQKMKAEGKISKAPLSEAFGQWKNLKVVILALIGLTAGQAVVWYTGQFYALFFLTQQLKVDAVTANLMIAAALLLATPFFVIFGSLSDKIGRKPIIMLGCVLAVVTYFPVFKALTEAANPDLAAAQAKNKVVIVADPAECSFQFNPTGTAKFTSSCDVAKQALANRSVSYDNEAAPAGTPAVIKIGNDSISSFASAGLSPDELKAKGAEFNKAVAETLKKDGYPDKADPAKMNTPLVVAILFYLVLLVTMVYGPIAAMLVELFPTRIRYTSMSLPYHIGNGWFGGLLPTMSFAIVAQTGNMYNGLWYPIIIAGATAVIGTLFLRETKDVDIYAED, from the coding sequence ATGGCCATCAACGCTGCCAACGGCGCAGGGACGAAAGGAGCGGCTACACCCCGCCCCATGACGCCCGAAGAGCGCAAAGTGATTTTCGCGTCCTCACTCGGAACCGTGTTCGAGTGGTATGACTTTTACCTGTACGGATCGCTGGCGGCCATCATCGCCAAGCAGTTCTTCAGTGGACTGGATTCCGGCTCCGCCTTCATTTTTGCGCTGCTGGCCTTTGCCGCCGGCTTTATCGTGCGTCCCTTCGGTGCACTGGTGTTCGGCCGCCTGGGGGACATGATCGGTCGCAAATACACCTTCCTGGTGACGATTCTGATCATGGGCATCTCCACGTTCATCGTGGGTATCTTGCCCAACTACGCCGCCATTGGCGTGGCTGCGCCCGTGATCCTGATCATCCTGCGCATGCTGCAAGGCCTGGCGTTGGGCGGTGAGTACGGTGGTGCCGCCACCTATGTGGCCGAGCATGCACCTCACGGCAAGCGCGGCGCTTACACAGCATGGATCCAGACCACGGCCACGATCGGCCTGTTCCTGTCGCTGCTGGTGATTTTGGGTGTGCGCCTCACGGTCGGTGAAGAAGCCTTTGTCGACTGGGGCTGGCGCATTCCGTTCTTGGTGTCTTTGGCGCTGCTGGGCGTTTCGGTGTGGATCCGCATGCAGCTGTCCGAGTCCCCTGCCTTCCAGAAGATGAAGGCCGAGGGCAAGATTTCCAAGGCGCCGCTGTCCGAAGCCTTTGGCCAGTGGAAGAACCTGAAGGTGGTGATCCTGGCCCTGATCGGCCTGACCGCCGGCCAGGCCGTGGTCTGGTACACAGGCCAGTTCTACGCGCTGTTCTTCCTGACGCAGCAGCTGAAGGTGGATGCCGTCACGGCCAATCTGATGATTGCCGCTGCTCTGCTGCTGGCCACGCCCTTCTTCGTGATCTTTGGCTCGCTGTCCGACAAGATCGGCCGCAAGCCCATCATCATGCTGGGCTGTGTGCTGGCCGTGGTGACCTATTTCCCCGTGTTCAAGGCGCTGACCGAAGCCGCCAACCCTGATCTGGCTGCTGCGCAGGCCAAGAACAAGGTGGTGATCGTGGCCGACCCTGCCGAGTGCTCGTTCCAGTTCAACCCCACCGGCACCGCCAAGTTCACCAGCTCCTGCGACGTGGCCAAGCAAGCCCTGGCCAACCGCTCGGTGAGCTATGACAACGAAGCCGCACCGGCTGGCACGCCTGCCGTGATCAAGATCGGTAACGACAGCATCTCCAGCTTCGCGTCGGCCGGTCTGAGCCCCGATGAGTTGAAGGCCAAGGGCGCCGAGTTCAACAAGGCCGTGGCCGAAACCTTGAAAAAGGACGGCTACCCCGACAAGGCCGACCCGGCCAAGATGAACACGCCGCTGGTGGTCGCCATCTTGTTCTACCTGGTGCTGCTGGTGACCATGGTCTACGGCCCCATCGCCGCCATGTTGGTGGAGCTGTTCCCGACCCGCATCCGCTACACCTCCATGAGCCTGCCCTATCACATCGGCAATGGCTGGTTCGGCGGCCTGCTGCCCACCATGTCGTTTGCCATCGTGGCGCAGACCGGCAATATGTACAACGGCCTGTGGTATCCCATCATCATCGCGGGCGCAACAGCAGTGATCGGCACCCTGTTCCTGCGTGAAACCAAGGACGTGGACATCTACGCCGAGGACTGA